A genomic region of Natrarchaeobaculum sulfurireducens contains the following coding sequences:
- a CDS encoding ATP-dependent helicase — protein MSDDVPDWLPTIEDDEDPKPQQRTIIESERYPMRVLAGAGTGKTFTMVRKIENLIDEHGVSPDRILALTFTNNAADSMREKLNVKLGPAGYDVDAYTYHSICNEILTDYAYDAGLDPDFEIATDAEKYVIVLDVLDEIEYRAVKPNVYGPDSYGSGVASKLLSFIGSMKRSGISPAEIEEYLGSPEQVYELDAVPDRIEEIAGDHLGGRSVSTVLDGISDTRADLVAERDTLRDEGLEASIKDFLNRLVDLCDALEVAFEEHEAGERSLPEDAHKLPKYLLGGYSSGAPSGIPNDLKLELTDYLRDALSECKTALDLNAGYEAYERELDRRNLLDFDGLVVKTVELLETDVGEGLGDRWDYVFCDEFQDTDRLQFGLITSLVSEDRLFVVGDDDQAIYEWRGANVANITDELDDVFGPDLEDEPLEQNFRSRQPILDLANEALERLADRRSTKTLTRVHEPDFDGDTVAVVEEADDEGDRAEQLVTVTRNLLSGYAEALDRAYDPGEIALLVRNNDHATPILEGFDEAGIPYQVAGDLSTESIGVGTVVAYLKALARPEEDDVSWNRVLTMRYRLTDADLRRVNSHDDGTYAGVCNQPLEVFDEPNRIQEVREHIFRLLKLRETASLSHLYRELKRLTNIDWYLSEQERRDLAQLDEIIDQYGNDAVQPPLTPQFIDSLQHYDSLLEESGSAPTSQPELADDAVNVMTIHKSKGLDFPVVLMPRLTADEWEPGSRTYDTFESALSEGPESAFDKDSVAQDANEARRILHVGITRAEEILVLHGSRDEDDTDDERPVHDAVESILPESVPWRPGSGHLPIWRDLQECLPSDHADWTASLASTVVGDVSGQVTYGSEKLSASDGRDRVITFGNKLIEGSIEREPENRRFSIDALTGPMTPNPALQHSYTSLEAYEECPRQHFLDYVVNGFSDYRENGYGGDGISQRIVGLLFHDTAEIAAKEQAAERAEWYAICERLAGQRRATDELPVAKECIDRYFDLDLSGWEIVDAEREFQLEVDGHELVGFIDAVYRTPDSELVVIDYKATERHRDIDENKQLPLYLLACRDLYEEPITRAGYAYVGNIGPKIETRSFDEGELDSVRAAVSTTMDRINETSFSGYETGEHCRWCQHSSLPCGEEWRQENGGR, from the coding sequence ATGAGCGACGACGTGCCTGACTGGCTCCCAACCATCGAAGACGATGAGGATCCGAAGCCACAGCAGCGGACGATAATCGAGTCGGAGCGGTACCCTATGCGAGTACTCGCGGGTGCGGGTACTGGAAAGACGTTCACGATGGTCCGGAAAATCGAGAATCTCATCGATGAACACGGGGTCTCTCCGGATCGGATTCTCGCGTTGACCTTCACCAACAACGCCGCTGATTCGATGCGTGAGAAACTCAACGTAAAACTCGGACCAGCAGGTTACGACGTCGACGCGTACACATACCACTCTATCTGCAACGAGATACTGACGGACTATGCCTATGACGCGGGATTAGATCCAGACTTCGAGATCGCAACGGATGCTGAAAAGTACGTCATCGTACTCGACGTCCTCGACGAGATCGAATACCGTGCCGTCAAACCCAATGTCTACGGCCCAGATTCATACGGGAGCGGCGTCGCATCGAAACTCCTCTCGTTTATCGGGTCGATGAAGCGAAGTGGGATTTCGCCCGCAGAGATCGAGGAATATCTCGGATCACCGGAACAAGTCTATGAACTCGATGCTGTGCCAGATCGTATTGAGGAGATTGCAGGCGACCATCTTGGTGGCCGTTCAGTTTCGACCGTCCTCGACGGCATTTCGGATACACGAGCCGACCTCGTCGCAGAACGGGATACCCTCCGCGATGAAGGATTAGAGGCGAGCATTAAAGACTTCCTCAACCGACTCGTTGACCTCTGTGACGCGCTCGAAGTGGCGTTTGAGGAGCATGAGGCTGGTGAGCGGTCGCTTCCCGAGGATGCACACAAGCTGCCGAAATATCTGCTTGGAGGGTACAGTAGTGGAGCTCCGAGCGGGATACCAAACGACCTGAAGCTCGAACTGACAGACTATCTCCGAGATGCCCTCAGCGAGTGTAAAACTGCCCTGGATTTGAACGCAGGGTATGAGGCATACGAGCGAGAGCTCGACCGGCGAAATCTGCTTGACTTCGATGGTCTCGTGGTTAAGACAGTAGAGCTGCTCGAGACTGACGTCGGAGAGGGACTGGGCGATCGATGGGACTACGTTTTCTGTGACGAGTTCCAGGACACCGATCGTCTCCAGTTCGGCCTCATTACGTCCCTCGTCTCAGAAGATCGCCTATTCGTCGTGGGCGATGACGACCAAGCAATCTACGAATGGCGCGGCGCGAACGTCGCGAACATCACTGACGAACTCGACGACGTCTTCGGGCCCGATCTCGAAGACGAACCGCTAGAACAGAACTTCCGGTCACGTCAGCCCATTCTCGACCTCGCAAATGAAGCACTAGAGCGGTTAGCGGATCGGCGGAGTACCAAAACGCTCACACGTGTCCACGAACCCGACTTCGACGGAGACACGGTCGCAGTCGTGGAGGAAGCCGACGACGAAGGCGACCGAGCTGAGCAGTTGGTAACTGTCACCCGAAATCTTCTGAGTGGTTATGCAGAAGCACTAGATCGGGCGTACGATCCGGGGGAAATCGCACTCCTCGTTCGGAATAACGACCACGCAACCCCAATTCTCGAAGGGTTCGACGAGGCAGGAATTCCCTATCAGGTTGCGGGGGACCTCTCCACCGAATCAATCGGGGTCGGCACCGTCGTCGCCTATCTAAAGGCGCTGGCACGTCCCGAAGAAGACGACGTAAGCTGGAACCGGGTACTGACGATGCGTTACCGTCTCACCGATGCTGATCTGCGTCGTGTCAATAGCCACGATGACGGTACATATGCTGGGGTATGCAACCAACCCCTCGAAGTATTCGATGAGCCCAACCGTATTCAGGAAGTACGAGAACACATTTTTCGCCTTCTCAAACTACGTGAAACAGCCTCCCTCAGCCACCTTTACCGGGAACTCAAACGCCTGACCAACATCGACTGGTACCTCAGCGAGCAAGAGCGTCGTGACCTGGCGCAGCTGGACGAGATTATCGACCAGTATGGAAACGACGCTGTACAGCCCCCACTCACGCCGCAATTCATCGATTCGCTGCAGCATTATGACTCGCTCCTCGAGGAGAGCGGGTCGGCACCGACAAGTCAGCCAGAACTGGCCGACGACGCGGTCAACGTCATGACCATTCACAAGAGTAAGGGACTCGACTTTCCCGTGGTTCTGATGCCCCGGTTGACCGCTGACGAGTGGGAACCAGGGTCACGAACCTACGATACATTCGAGTCAGCACTGTCTGAAGGTCCAGAATCAGCATTCGACAAAGATTCCGTCGCTCAAGATGCCAATGAAGCCCGTAGGATACTCCACGTAGGGATCACCCGCGCCGAAGAGATACTCGTACTCCACGGGAGCAGGGATGAAGACGACACTGACGACGAAAGGCCCGTACACGATGCTGTCGAGAGCATCCTCCCAGAATCCGTTCCCTGGCGGCCAGGTAGCGGTCATCTCCCGATCTGGCGCGATTTGCAGGAGTGCCTTCCATCGGACCATGCTGATTGGACAGCCTCCCTCGCGAGCACGGTAGTTGGGGATGTCTCTGGACAAGTGACGTACGGCTCTGAGAAGCTCTCAGCATCAGACGGACGAGACCGGGTAATCACATTCGGAAACAAGCTCATAGAAGGCTCAATAGAGAGAGAACCTGAGAACCGACGATTTTCAATTGACGCCCTGACTGGGCCAATGACCCCAAACCCGGCACTCCAGCACAGTTACACCTCACTTGAGGCCTACGAGGAGTGCCCCCGACAGCACTTCCTGGACTACGTCGTCAACGGGTTCTCCGACTACCGCGAGAACGGCTATGGCGGAGACGGTATCTCACAGCGGATAGTCGGGCTTCTGTTTCACGATACCGCAGAGATTGCTGCGAAGGAACAGGCAGCAGAGCGAGCAGAATGGTACGCTATCTGTGAGCGGCTGGCCGGACAACGGCGTGCCACGGATGAATTACCGGTCGCGAAGGAATGCATCGACCGGTATTTCGACCTCGATCTAAGCGGCTGGGAAATCGTCGATGCTGAACGAGAGTTCCAGCTAGAAGTGGATGGCCACGAACTCGTCGGGTTTATCGACGCCGTCTATCGGACCCCGGACAGTGAGTTGGTCGTCATCGACTACAAAGCCACCGAGCGTCACCGAGACATTGACGAGAACAAGCAGCTGCCACTGTACCTGCTCGCCTGTCGTGACCTCTACGAGGAACCGATTACCCGCGCGGGATACGCCTATGTCGGCAATATCGGTCCGAAAATCGAGACCCGTTCGTTCGATGAAGGTGAATTAGATTCAGTACGAGCAGCAGTGTCGACGACGATGGATCGAATCAATGAGACATCGTTCAGCGGGTACGAGACTGGAGAACACTGTAGGTGGTGCCAGCACAGTTCCCTTCCCTGCGGGGAAGAATGGCGTCAAGAAAACGGAGGCCGCTAG
- a CDS encoding 3'-5' exonuclease family protein codes for MATDTLTASNLVAAERDGEYGLTVPLRIDKVERTPDHDWWAQLVHCSDVLGTHVKITVFDDDDCDLVDYSFEEGTWYEFDDVNPDVYQGTIGIKAKWDRQVRQLSGRPERSPSDTTDIVRRLGAVDAIAALDIETITTVSERELEPPNPDHQELLCIGVGYRGSPSEEIEAEVLFREGETASAELDAIESVVNWLDARNVDVLITFGGAWFDLPVLVGRAERAAAEIGEPGRAENVRTALESYYHADLSSAKNRVLGEGSLEDMAEHIGSPAPKTLWTDYETGLEPQTWRESQWEIMREEDSDPPSDDLGDPTVFNSDIPYFGEAWLTASAAGEDNRASNLYACLQTYTLADIHPLFAIADDERSTGQPSFSMTY; via the coding sequence ATGGCAACAGATACCCTGACCGCGAGTAATCTCGTCGCGGCGGAACGAGATGGCGAGTACGGTCTTACAGTCCCGTTGCGGATCGACAAGGTCGAACGAACCCCAGACCACGACTGGTGGGCGCAGCTTGTACACTGTTCAGATGTGCTGGGGACGCACGTGAAGATCACAGTTTTCGACGATGACGACTGCGATCTCGTTGACTACTCCTTTGAAGAAGGCACCTGGTATGAATTCGACGACGTCAACCCTGACGTGTACCAGGGAACCATCGGTATCAAAGCAAAGTGGGATCGGCAGGTCCGCCAGCTCTCTGGGCGACCAGAGAGGTCGCCTTCAGACACGACTGACATTGTTCGTCGACTTGGTGCAGTCGATGCCATTGCAGCACTCGACATCGAGACGATTACGACTGTTTCCGAGCGAGAACTCGAACCACCAAACCCAGACCATCAAGAACTACTCTGTATCGGCGTTGGATACCGAGGTAGTCCGAGCGAGGAGATTGAGGCTGAGGTCCTCTTCCGTGAAGGCGAGACGGCTTCTGCGGAACTCGACGCTATTGAGTCGGTTGTGAACTGGCTCGATGCGAGGAATGTCGATGTTCTCATCACCTTCGGGGGCGCGTGGTTCGACCTCCCAGTCTTGGTGGGTCGTGCGGAACGGGCAGCTGCGGAAATCGGTGAGCCTGGACGAGCAGAGAATGTACGTACAGCACTCGAGTCCTACTACCATGCCGACCTCTCGTCGGCAAAGAATCGGGTGCTGGGGGAAGGTTCACTTGAGGATATGGCTGAACATATTGGATCGCCCGCACCGAAGACGCTCTGGACGGATTACGAAACTGGCCTTGAACCGCAGACGTGGCGCGAGAGTCAGTGGGAGATCATGCGAGAGGAAGACAGCGACCCCCCGTCTGACGATCTTGGGGATCCCACCGTATTCAATAGCGATATTCCATACTTCGGTGAGGCGTGGCTAACGGCTAGCGCAGCAGGAGAGGACAACCGAGCCTCGAACCTGTACGCGTGTCTCCAAACCTATACGCTCGCAGACATCCATCCCTTGTTCGCTATAGCTGACGATGAGCGGTCGACCGGTCAACCGTCATTCTCGATGACCTACTAG
- a CDS encoding PD-(D/E)XK nuclease family protein has translation MSEVQYFEGTLITVPFGTGDLISTVIEQYESLLNEYGPEDILVITGSPTSMDTFRDELEDTTPGAAVPRVTSLVVQATDVVNQTDDRAILSDAIRRELVHRFLEDQEWDSEHFQRAAEQPSFLSDIAQLMETITWQDVSFEKTPELVEVAELVEAFHKWLSEHDHLERGQLITEANAALSETEKRDDVVDVEAILTVEFEEFLPLDRRYLATLANGLELVCVAEENASVRRTWIEPGPITDYVSFSRTESTARTAPPSRPDATGAYLANETVHEDPEAGEVNVIPTETADEQIKKVADEIERLRDRENWEYEDFAVALKQSGSAVIETLRAFQQTGVPTESSTVTGFGDDPAIRELLQVVRYLAADDDDTRIELLEASVLDESILASIEQMEGLSSPLRRWATESNMKVRIAEETSPLNVRAQFGNVRRAFAMAEFVEDTSFIETTWKSFASMLERAHEYAPQQNQTSSTELDGGVRVDHLQAIKNGTFRAVFLLDIVDEEYPGSPSLTRLFSQERLSEMPDYPGVTQVEAEDVTNTFPTSSTASSRSFRRYHAEHARRRLAIGATAAGDRLYFCLYNHKDTALEERAQPSRFLTDAYRQLPWVKEATESEIRSERRAEEYLLSRIDNALADVRRSHSQDVTVSLDEVETELSEIQHLLSESGTRGEQLRDALQARIEFAAGGIRRD, from the coding sequence GTGTCTGAGGTACAGTACTTTGAGGGGACTTTGATTACCGTTCCATTTGGCACTGGAGATCTCATATCCACGGTAATTGAACAGTATGAGTCGTTGCTCAACGAATACGGCCCAGAGGACATCCTCGTCATCACCGGGTCGCCGACTAGCATGGATACGTTTCGGGACGAACTCGAAGATACAACACCCGGTGCAGCAGTCCCGCGAGTAACGTCTTTAGTCGTTCAAGCGACCGACGTCGTAAACCAGACCGATGACCGGGCGATCCTCTCCGACGCGATTCGTCGCGAACTCGTCCATCGGTTCCTCGAAGATCAAGAGTGGGACAGCGAGCATTTCCAGCGTGCAGCCGAACAACCCTCCTTCCTGAGTGATATCGCCCAGCTCATGGAAACTATCACGTGGCAGGATGTTTCCTTTGAGAAGACACCAGAGCTAGTCGAAGTTGCAGAACTCGTGGAAGCGTTCCACAAATGGCTCAGCGAACATGACCACCTGGAACGCGGCCAGCTAATCACTGAGGCGAATGCGGCGCTATCGGAGACCGAGAAACGAGACGACGTAGTGGATGTCGAGGCAATCCTCACCGTCGAGTTTGAGGAATTCTTGCCGCTTGACCGTCGCTATCTCGCTACCTTAGCAAATGGGCTGGAACTCGTATGTGTAGCAGAAGAGAACGCAAGTGTTCGGCGTACATGGATCGAGCCGGGGCCAATTACTGACTACGTCTCATTTTCGAGGACAGAGTCTACTGCAAGGACAGCGCCCCCATCTCGTCCGGATGCGACGGGTGCGTACCTAGCGAATGAAACCGTTCACGAAGATCCCGAGGCGGGGGAGGTGAACGTTATTCCGACAGAAACCGCCGACGAACAGATCAAGAAAGTCGCCGATGAAATCGAGCGGCTTAGAGATCGAGAGAACTGGGAGTACGAGGATTTCGCCGTCGCACTGAAACAGAGCGGTTCCGCAGTAATCGAGACGCTTCGTGCCTTCCAGCAGACAGGGGTTCCGACAGAGTCCTCGACTGTCACAGGGTTCGGCGATGACCCCGCGATTCGAGAGCTACTACAAGTCGTTCGCTATCTGGCAGCCGATGATGACGATACTCGAATAGAGCTGCTGGAAGCCTCGGTCTTAGACGAATCGATTCTGGCCTCTATCGAGCAGATGGAGGGCCTCTCGAGTCCGCTCCGACGGTGGGCAACCGAGTCAAACATGAAGGTTCGAATTGCTGAGGAGACGTCCCCACTGAACGTTCGTGCCCAATTCGGGAACGTTCGGCGGGCGTTCGCTATGGCGGAGTTCGTAGAAGACACGTCGTTCATCGAAACGACCTGGAAGTCGTTCGCCTCGATGCTTGAACGGGCTCACGAGTATGCCCCTCAACAGAACCAAACAAGTTCGACCGAACTTGACGGAGGTGTCCGGGTCGATCACTTACAGGCGATTAAAAACGGAACCTTCCGAGCAGTCTTTTTGCTGGACATCGTCGACGAAGAGTACCCTGGATCACCTTCCCTGACTCGGTTGTTCTCCCAAGAACGCCTCTCAGAGATGCCGGACTATCCGGGCGTAACACAGGTCGAGGCGGAAGATGTCACCAACACCTTCCCGACGTCCTCGACAGCGTCAAGCCGCTCGTTCCGACGATACCATGCAGAGCACGCGCGGCGGCGGCTCGCCATCGGAGCAACCGCTGCTGGCGACCGCCTGTACTTCTGTCTGTACAATCACAAAGACACCGCACTGGAAGAGCGTGCTCAGCCGTCGCGGTTTCTCACGGACGCTTATCGGCAGTTGCCGTGGGTGAAAGAGGCGACAGAATCAGAGATCAGGAGCGAGCGAAGAGCGGAAGAATACCTGCTCTCTCGGATCGACAACGCCCTTGCAGACGTCCGTCGCTCTCACAGCCAGGATGTGACGGTCTCTCTCGACGAGGTCGAAACTGAGCTTTCGGAGATTCAGCACCTCCTCAGTGAAAGCGGAACCCGTGGCGAGCAGCTTCGGGATGCGCTGCAAGCACGTATCGAGTTCGCTGCCGGAGGGATTCGTCGTGACTGA
- a CDS encoding RecB family exonuclease, protein MRCKHVSSSLPEGFVVTDVTFLSPSRLATYADCQRKFDYEYVQKVNTPEKTRLYLNQGRAYHGTIEVVCEATSPEDDAHLIYDRAVEAFPEQWREHIDPDEYASNAHQEYQRLENLEAIKTFFDPDGGHGIDHARQSIATEKWLECVENGLGLRGRADNILRTDEGLHVIDYKRNLNDVITSYTASVLEDHLNGTDHDPKRVRNAFQAATYIEGVKQSDLYEDGMNVRFSFYGLLNRTSFESTPDGYEISVRGYPRDTTDIYEEYHDTIWNLLRRAHEGITSGSHDPDPFPLIHDEACPDCTFREMCVESLAEGVQR, encoded by the coding sequence ATGCGCTGCAAGCACGTATCGAGTTCGCTGCCGGAGGGATTCGTCGTGACTGACGTTACCTTCCTTTCGCCGTCGCGTCTTGCGACCTACGCGGACTGCCAGCGGAAGTTCGATTATGAGTACGTACAGAAGGTCAACACCCCAGAGAAGACACGGTTGTACCTGAATCAGGGGCGTGCCTATCACGGAACAATCGAGGTTGTCTGTGAAGCAACTAGTCCAGAAGATGACGCCCATCTCATCTACGATCGGGCAGTAGAGGCATTCCCAGAGCAATGGAGAGAGCATATCGACCCGGATGAGTACGCGTCCAACGCCCACCAGGAATACCAGCGCCTCGAAAATCTAGAGGCTATCAAGACCTTTTTTGACCCGGATGGTGGCCACGGCATTGATCACGCTCGTCAATCGATCGCGACGGAGAAGTGGCTCGAATGCGTGGAGAACGGCCTCGGACTGCGTGGGAGAGCCGACAACATCCTCCGTACTGACGAAGGTCTCCATGTCATCGATTACAAACGGAACCTCAATGACGTGATCACGTCGTATACTGCGAGCGTCCTCGAGGATCACCTAAACGGAACGGATCATGACCCGAAGAGAGTCAGGAACGCATTTCAGGCGGCCACATACATCGAGGGCGTCAAACAGTCTGACCTCTACGAGGATGGGATGAATGTTCGATTCAGTTTCTACGGTCTCCTGAATCGGACGTCGTTCGAAAGCACACCAGACGGATACGAAATCTCTGTACGGGGCTATCCACGCGATACGACGGACATCTACGAAGAGTATCATGACACGATATGGAATCTCCTGCGACGTGCACACGAAGGGATTACGAGCGGTTCTCACGACCCAGATCCATTCCCACTCATTCACGATGAGGCCTGTCCCGACTGCACGTTCCGAGAGATGTGCGTAGAATCTCTCGCGGAGGGGGTGCAGCGATGA